The genomic segment TTCATTTTTTGACATTGCTTATTGAGGAAATACTTTATGTCTCATCAAATTATTACAGATCTTAACAGCCGCTATACAGCTAAAAAATATGATGCTTCTAAACGGATTTCTGCAGAAAATATGTCAGTACTTAAAGAGGCGATGCGTTTATCTGCTTCTTCGATTAATTCGCAGCCTTGGAAATTTATTGTGCTTGAAACGGATGCTGCCAAACAACGTTTCCACGATACTTTTGCAAACATGCATCAGTTTAATCAGCCTCATGCGACTGAAGCATCACACATTATTTTATTTGCTCACAACCCTTATTACACCAAAGATGACTACCGTAAAGTGGTTGACGCAGAAGTGGCATCAGGCCATTTACCGGCAGAAATGTACGACAACATGTTAAATGGTGCTTATGCCTTTGCTGATTTAAATACTGATGAAAATGGGTTTAACGGCAACTGGACTAAAGCGCAAACATACATTGCGATTGGTAATACGCTGCACGTTCTAGCGCGTTTAGGTATTGACTCAACGCCAATGGAAGGGGTCGATCCTGACTTAATTGGCGAGATTTTCAAAGAAGAGCTAGCAGGTTATGTGTGTCAATTTGCATTAGCGATTGGTTACCATAAAGGTGGTGAAGATTATAACCACGGTAAACCTAAAGCTCGTTTACCTGAAGCTGATGTGATTACTGTTTTATAATCGCATTGGTTTACTAAAAAAGCTCAAGCAATTGCTTGAGCTTTTTTGTTTTCGTCACTATTTTATGCTGTCACTTATCGGGCTGAAAACAGGGCAGAACCTTTTCATAAAAAAAGTCATAAAAACAGTCATAAAAACTGACAGAGTTACTTGTCAGCATTGGTTGAGCCAATTTTGTGAATGGCTAAATCAGCGCCTATATATTCATCTTCTTGGCTTAAGCGTAAGCTAGCTATTTTATGAACAATACCGTAAACAATCACGCCGCCTACGATGGCAAAAGCAACACCAACAAGTGTGCCAACCAGTTGCGACATAATGCTTACACCACCAAGACCGCCTAAGCTCTGTTGTCCAAAAATACCAGCAGCAACACCGCCCCAAACACCGCATAATCCATGCAAAGGCCAAACACCTAGTACATCATCAATTATGGTGCTGCGTTGAAGTTTTGTGAATACAAAAACAAATAAGCCACCGGCAACACCGCCGACGACAAAAGCGCCAACTGGATGCATTAAATCAGAACCCGCACAAACAGCAACTAACCCAGCTAGTGGACCATTATGGATAAACCCTGGATCATTTTTACCAACAACTAACGCGATAATCGTGCCGCCCACCATGGCCATTAAACTGTTTAGGGCCACAAGGCCACTTATGCCATCTAAGGTTTGTGCTGACATGACATTAAAACCAAACCAGCCGACAATTAATATCCACGACCCTAATGCCAGAAAGGGAATGTTAGATGGAGCAAAGGCAACTCCCGGCTTACGGCCACCACGAACACCTAAAAAGTACACAGCAACTAATGCTAACCAACCGCCCATACCATGTACGACAACAGAGCCTGCAAAGTCATGAAACTCTGCGCCAAAGGTGTTGCCTAACCATGCTTGAAATCCATAGTTACCATTCCAAATCATGCCTTCAAACAGTGGGTATACAAACGCCACAATCAATGCAGAGGCAAACAAGAAGGGGCGAAAGCTACCACGCTCAGCAATACCGCCAGAAACAATGGCGGGAATAGCGGCGGCAAAGGTGAGTAAGAAAAAGAACTTCACTAAGTCATAGCCATTATTAGCAGCTAATGTCTCTGCACTGACAAAAAAGTGGCTGCCGTAAGCGATTTGATAGCCAATGACAAAATAGGCTACAGCTGAAAAAGCAAAGTCGGTTAAAATCTTAACTAATGCATTTACTTGGTTTTTATGTCTGACAGTCCCCACTTCTAAAAATGCAAAGCCTGCGTGCATCGCTAGCACCATAATTGCACCAAGAAGGATAAAAACGGTATCCGCACTTTGTGCAATTACCCCGATCGCGTCACTGATATTGTCCATTTATGCTCCCCAAAGCTATTCTCTTATTTATAATTCAGTCACTTAGTGAAGCAAGAATTATTCCTATGTTGGGATAATGTTAAATTCAGGAGGGGCTAAAATGGTGCGACTAGATAAAAATTCCATCATAACAATAAGTTCTATGATCGATATCGGTGCGATTTTTCTGCAGCTTTAGGTTGAGTGATTAAGTTCTGTTCAGTAAATGCGTGCATTTTGTTTCATAATGGTGCGATGGCTGAGTCACCACAGTGCAGCGCGTTATCAAACAGTGCAGCGTTATCAAATAGTGTGGAGCGGTTTATTAAGGCCATTTAATTTGATGTGTTCTAATGCGCTAATCGCTTTTAAGATGCCATCTGAATTATCAACAGCGTTGAGATCAACATGGGTTTGTTGGCGGACTTGTTCTAGGATTACAGATCGCTTAACTCGATATTTTTCAGATACGCAAACGGCACAAGAGCGTGCACTCGATGCTCGATAAGCAATAGGGCGGCTTGTATCTAATGCACGTTTACGGCTAGAGCTAAATGACATTGTTAACGGTATTTCATCGGCTTAGGTATGCCACTCATGGCTGAAGGCTCATCGCTGAAGGTTCATCGCTAATGGCACTTTACTAAGAGTGCCAAGTTAGCTTGATGATAAATCGTTTATTGCTTTGTTTTACAGCAGTATTAATAACATTTACAAATGGCTTTTAGCCGTTTTTTCATCGAGGTCTAACAATCGTCAGTATATAAAGTGGTTTTAGCGGGATAAGTTGCTCCACGAGCATCAGTCCACTGGTGGCTGTATTGTACGAAGCAGTTGCCAGCCCCATCACCAATGGTAGGGTGGTCAGCAGGATGAATTCTCATGTTTACTTCATTGGTTTTTTCCATTTCCCATGCACTTGGGTCATCAATACCTTCGACAAACATCACTAAGCTTGTTTCATCAGACTGCATGCTGCCATATATGAGCGTTGCACCTGCATATTCATCGCCAATTGCAGCAGCATCTATCGACGCTTCTTTTTCAACACCATTAATCGCAGACTTCGAGTAAACCAAGCTGTTTGCGCTATCAATGGCTCCTGCCATCGCTTCAACGGTAGCAGTATGGGCATCGCCTTTAAGATCGATAAATTTTGGCGCTGCGACCACAGATAAAATACCCAAAATAATAATCACGACCACTAATTCAATTAGCGTAAAACCATTACTGCGCTGCATTATAAAACCTCAAATAGTGAATTTGTGGCTATTATTCCTCAATGAAAACTTAAAAAGTTACCACTTGGTGCCAGATAGAAGATTTATGGCATAACGCAAGGAATCATAGTGAGAGCAACTAAACAAAAAAGGCAAAGGATCTGAAATAACATTGCATTTTAATAGACGATCGGTCTAATATCATTTTATGACAGAATCAATTGTAGAAAACATCACTAAACCACGACGAGGTAGGCCGCCCAAGCAGGCGAGAGACAGTCAAGATACTCGGGCGGAACTAATTCGCAGTGGTCTTGAGCAACTGACTGAGAATGGCTTTGCCTCTTCTGGAATCGATCAAATTCTTAAAAAGGTCGGTGTGCCCAAAGGTTCGTTTTACTATTACTTTGCGAGTAAGGAAGCATTTGGTCAGGCTGTGATTGAAAACTACGCCACGTATTTTGCTTACAAACTTGATAAGTGCTTGCTAAACGAAGCTTACTCAGCGCTTGAACGTATTGGCCTTTTTGTTGAAAGTGCGATGGATGGTATGGAGCGCTATCAATTTAAGCGTGGTTGTTTGGTTGGTAATTTAGGCCAAGAAGTGGATTTATTGCCTGAAAGCTACAGACAGCAATTGATTGATATATTTTTAGATTGGCAGCAAAGATTAACGGCTTGTCTAGAGGCTGCCAAAGTTGAGGGCGAATTATCCCCAACGGCTAATTGTGCATTATTAGCTGAGCATTTTTGGGTTGGCTGGGAAGGGGCGGTAAGCCGCGCAAAGTTAGTTAAAAGCACTCAGCCACTGCAAAATTACCTTGAATGTTTTATCGCAGGATTACCGCGATAAAATTTTTTAACTATTTATAGACGAGCGGTCTATATTGAGGAGTGACCATGTTTAACGGCTTATTAATTGAAAAAGATGACCAAGGATATCGCGCGGCAGTTAAGGAAATTGATGAGAGTGTTTTACCCGATGGCGATGTAAGCGTAAAAGTGATTTATAGCACGATAAACTATAAAGATGCATTGGCAATTACCGGTAAAGGTCCTGTGGTCAGGCAGTTTCCTATGGTGCCTGGTATTGATTTAGTGGGGCTTGTTGAAGCGTCCGACACTGATAAATTCAAAGTTGGCGATTACGTGTTACTCAATGGCTTTGGTGTTGGTGAAGTACATTGCGGTGGTCTTGCTGAGCGGGCGCGTTTAAAAAGTGAATGGTTGATCCCATTGCCTAATGCCTTTACACCAAAGCAAGCTATGGCGATTGGCACAGCAGGTTATACCGCAATGTTGAGTGTGATTGCGCTGGAGAAAAATGGCGTCACTCCTGAAAAAGGTGAAATTCTGGTGACAGGCGCTAATGGCGGTGTCGGCAGCTTTGCTATCGCCATTTTAGCCAAACTTGGCTATCAGGTTGTGGCATCAACAGGGCGAGCAGATCAAGCCGCTTATCTTGAAAAGCTTGGCGCTGCAGAAGTGGTTGACCGTAACACCCTATCGG from the Shewanella japonica genome contains:
- a CDS encoding nitroreductase family protein encodes the protein MSHQIITDLNSRYTAKKYDASKRISAENMSVLKEAMRLSASSINSQPWKFIVLETDAAKQRFHDTFANMHQFNQPHATEASHIILFAHNPYYTKDDYRKVVDAEVASGHLPAEMYDNMLNGAYAFADLNTDENGFNGNWTKAQTYIAIGNTLHVLARLGIDSTPMEGVDPDLIGEIFKEELAGYVCQFALAIGYHKGGEDYNHGKPKARLPEADVITVL
- a CDS encoding ammonium transporter is translated as MDNISDAIGVIAQSADTVFILLGAIMVLAMHAGFAFLEVGTVRHKNQVNALVKILTDFAFSAVAYFVIGYQIAYGSHFFVSAETLAANNGYDLVKFFFLLTFAAAIPAIVSGGIAERGSFRPFLFASALIVAFVYPLFEGMIWNGNYGFQAWLGNTFGAEFHDFAGSVVVHGMGGWLALVAVYFLGVRGGRKPGVAFAPSNIPFLALGSWILIVGWFGFNVMSAQTLDGISGLVALNSLMAMVGGTIIALVVGKNDPGFIHNGPLAGLVAVCAGSDLMHPVGAFVVGGVAGGLFVFVFTKLQRSTIIDDVLGVWPLHGLCGVWGGVAAGIFGQQSLGGLGGVSIMSQLVGTLVGVAFAIVGGVIVYGIVHKIASLRLSQEDEYIGADLAIHKIGSTNADK
- a CDS encoding type II secretion system protein codes for the protein MQRSNGFTLIELVVVIIILGILSVVAAPKFIDLKGDAHTATVEAMAGAIDSANSLVYSKSAINGVEKEASIDAAAIGDEYAGATLIYGSMQSDETSLVMFVEGIDDPSAWEMEKTNEVNMRIHPADHPTIGDGAGNCFVQYSHQWTDARGATYPAKTTLYTDDC
- a CDS encoding TetR/AcrR family transcriptional regulator; this encodes MTESIVENITKPRRGRPPKQARDSQDTRAELIRSGLEQLTENGFASSGIDQILKKVGVPKGSFYYYFASKEAFGQAVIENYATYFAYKLDKCLLNEAYSALERIGLFVESAMDGMERYQFKRGCLVGNLGQEVDLLPESYRQQLIDIFLDWQQRLTACLEAAKVEGELSPTANCALLAEHFWVGWEGAVSRAKLVKSTQPLQNYLECFIAGLPR
- a CDS encoding MDR family oxidoreductase, translating into MFNGLLIEKDDQGYRAAVKEIDESVLPDGDVSVKVIYSTINYKDALAITGKGPVVRQFPMVPGIDLVGLVEASDTDKFKVGDYVLLNGFGVGEVHCGGLAERARLKSEWLIPLPNAFTPKQAMAIGTAGYTAMLSVIALEKNGVTPEKGEILVTGANGGVGSFAIAILAKLGYQVVASTGRADQAAYLEKLGAAEVVDRNTLSEPGRPLARERWAGAIDSVGSHTLANICASTKYGGTVAACGLAQGMDFPSSVMPFILRGVTLAGIDSVMRPLEDRLEAWQRLTEIIEPQMFDDISADIGLDEVISTAEALMAGQVRGRVVVDLTK